From Primulina huaijiensis isolate GDHJ02 chromosome 15, ASM1229523v2, whole genome shotgun sequence, one genomic window encodes:
- the LOC140959078 gene encoding protein SHORT ROOT IN SALT MEDIUM 1 isoform X2, which produces MYASRGSNNTYGQQQPYSSQSSYASQNLGSAYSGHPSAAEKPSHYGGQYSSVYGSAAQQGSATTTLEGRSNYGSSIPDSPRFASNDYVSSSSHDYGHKVDQLYSDRNSDYPAIDRHQYDGRHRSYVGRDLPSETIGRYVDSVSFGQEHQSKMYDRVEQATVLRQEQMLKAHTLSTPIEGGARQADYLAARALVHRPGQDPIAYGGRIDPDLRSLALVSGSSYSGQHTTSILGAAPQRSVDELIYAQNSNPGYGVSLPPGRDYGAGKSHISTLLESDYPSSVLARVGHPRVDDRKDDRSRHGRELDRRDHEKRDYLLEREKDREREERLREHERERERERERERERERERERERERERERERIRERERERDKEREKERQRREKERDRELKRSLELRRERTPSRLSRDRRGSSQAKDVRSARRESPRREILHRPQSQHQSPVRQKRREYVCKIFSFSFVADERDYLSLDKRYPRLYVSPECSKVIVNWPKKNLMLHFYTPVSFEHDFVEDTTSMERTESPSKQLGTDVTKARQSTVWNAKILLMSGLSQNALAELSSQRNYDDRVPHFCNMLRFSILKRNNSLMAIGGPWDAIDGIDPSVDDSSLIQTALRYAKDVTNLDLKNCQHWNRFLEIHYQRVGKDGLFSHNEVTVLYVPNLTQCLPSLDLWREQWLNHKKAVSERELKLTMKKEITGDKEGGTKGDSPNSGTVMSKAGQLIKKESSSGPSAEDNKKEKDADTMDVKGNLVSEEGDEKNQSVESKELIVNEEKNVAKNVQGENFSAQAAVGVKPGKKKIIKRIVKKKVENKKDSTENATDKNDELKKEDTKGDSILSEVVGLQKGLSSESSAIKTFARKKIVKKPVKSAAKQGASKTLECNTTNESGSTKDKTTVKSEDNTCAVVQDGSTKVTVKRKVIKRVPKRKSASADTGSIVATKDVGEIKITQLDDHKEAVNSEMKESISKDKSSPKMKQQTVIPEKQEKKEEKVEKEQSSGSKIDTDIAKQNVSRNDIQTKSNEKGKPKDKKIGKDRLENDESKNKAVVKEKKKIDDPPRHPGLFLQTKGGKDSKLQSLSLSLDSLLDYSANDTEESTFEISLFAESLYEMLQYEMGCRLLAFLQKLRTKFVAKRNQGKRPREQTSKEENEDNSSSKRVKTEDVEATKTENNDDTQKDDNDIVTEETNATKEVAEDKVEDEIEEQEPEEEDPEEEPEEDEEMIDATPHLNSSKEKLIDGEKTYHSTVSESVTLKEQNEQQETATKASKRNTNMDVRDKGKIAEASNAKKVDKELLQAFRFFDRNRVGHIRVEDLRLIIHNLGKFLSHRDVKELVQSALLESNTGRDDRILYGELVKMTDI; this is translated from the exons ATGTATGCTTCTCGAGGAAGTAATAATACCTACGGCCAGCAGCAACCCTACTCTTCCCAGTCTTCCTATGCTTCTCAAAAC TTAGGATCTGCATATTCGGGCCATCCTTCCGCAGCAGAAAAGCCGTCGCATTATGGGGGACAGTATAGTTCGGTTTATGGGTCCGCGGCACAGCAG GGATCTGCAACAACCACTTTAGAAGGCCGGAGTAATTATGGGTCCTCCATTCCAGACTCGCCTAGGTTCGCATCAAATGATTATGTCTCATCTTCAAGTCATGACTATGGACATAAAGTTGACCAGCTGTATTCTGATAGAAATTCGGATTATCCCGCAATTGATAGACATCAATACGATGGACGCCACCGTTCATATGTTGGGAGGGATTTACCTAGTGAAACCATTGGTAGATACGTTGATTCAGTTTCTTTTGGCCAAGAACATCAG TCTAAGATGTATGATCGTGTGGAACAAGCAACAGTGCTTAGGCAAGAACAAATGCTAAAGGCTCATACACTATCTACCCCTATTGAAGGGGGAGCTAG ACAAGCTGATTACCTTGCAGCGAGGGCCCTGGTTCATCGTCCTGGCCAAGATCCTATTGCCTATGGTGGAAGAATTGATCCCGACTTACGTAGTTTAGCGTTGGTTAGTGGGTCATCATATAGTGGACAACATACTACATCAATCTTAGGAGCAGCTCCACAGCGAAGTGTTGATGAACTTATTTATGCTCAGAATTCAAATCCTGGTTATGGAGTGAGTTTGCCTCCTGGTAGGGACTATGGAGCAGGGAAGAGCCACATTAGCACATTGCTTGAATCGGATTACCCAAGCAGCGTGTTGGCACGGGTTGGTCATCCAAGAGTCGATGATCGTAAAGATGACAGGAGTAGACATGGCCGGGAGCTGGATCGCAGAGATCACGAGAAAAGGGATTACTTGCTTGAGCGAGAGAAAGATAGAGAGAGAGAGGAGCGTCTACGAGAACATgaaagagagagagaaagagaacgggaaagagagagagaaagagaACGGGAACGAGAACGAGAACGAGAAAGAGAAAGAGAAAGAGAAAGAATCcgagaaagagagagagaacGAGACAAGGAACGTGAAAAAGAACGACAGCGAAGGGAGAAGGAGAGGGATCGAGAGCTCAAACGCAGCCTGGAATTGAGGCGTGAACGTACTCCCTCAAGACTCTCCAGGGACCGTAGAGGTTCCTCACAGGCAAAAGATGTCAGATCTGCTCGGCGAGAATCCCCACGTCGTGAAATTTTGCATAG GCCTCAATCCCAGCATCAATCCCCTGTAAGACAAAAGAGGAGAGAGTATGTCTGCAAG ATCTTTTCATTTAGCTTTGTAGCAGATGAGAGGGATTATTTGTCATTAGATAAGCGATATCCTCGGCTTTATGTATCTCCAGAATGCTCAAAG GTTATCGTGAATTGGCCGAAGAAGAACCTGATGCTCCATTTCTACACTCCTGTGAG TTTTGAGCATGACTTTGTTGAAGACACGACTTCCATGGAGAGGACAGAATCACCTTCTAAACAACTGGGAACTGATGTGACAAAAGCAAGACAAAGTACTGTTTGGAATGCGAAG ATTCTTCTGATGAGTGGACTGAGTCAAAATGCTCTGGCAGAGCTGTCATCCCAAAGAAACTATGATGACCGTGTACCCCATTTTTGCAATATGCTTAGATTTTCTATCCTCAAACGTAATAATAGTTTAATGGCAATTGGGGGCCCATGGGACGCAATTGATGGCATTGATCCATCGGTTGATGACTCCTCATTAATTCAAACAGCTCTAAG GTATGCAAAAGATGTGACTAATCTTGATCTGAAGAACTGTCAGCATTGGAATCGTTTTCTCGAG ATCCATTATCAGAGAGTTGGAAAAGATGGGCTCTTCAGTCACAACGAGGTAACTGTGTTGTATGTTCCCAATCTGACTCAGTGTCTTCCTTCCCTGGATTTATGGCGAGAACAGTGGCTTAATCACAAAAAAGCAGTTTCTGAGAGGGAGTTGAAGCTCACTATGAAGAAAGAG ATAACTGGTGACAAGGAAGGAGGCACAAAAGGTGACAGTCCGAACTCTGGAACTGTAATGTCAAAAGCTGGACAACTAATAAAGAAAGAGTCTTCTTCAGGGCCGTCGGCAGAGGATAATAAAAAGGAGAAAGATGCTGACACGATGGACGTTAAAGGGAACCTAGTTTCAGAAGAGGGTGATGAGAAAAATCAATCTGTTGAAAGTAAAGAATTGATTGTAAATGAGGAGAAAAATGTTGCAAAGAATGTTCAAGGAGAAAATTTCAGTGCTCAGGCAGCTGTTGGCGTTAAGCCTGGAAAGAAGAAAATCATAAAGAGGATTGTTAAGAAAAAAGTTGAGAATAAGAAAGACTCGACAGAAAATGCCACTGACAAGAATGATGAATTGAAGAAAGAGGATACTAAAGGAGATAGTATTCTTTCTGAAGTAGTTGGGCTACAGAAGGGTTTATCATCTGAATCTTCAGCTATTAAAACTTTTGCAAGGAAGAAGATCGTGAAAAAGCCAGTGAAATCTGCTGCTAAGCAAGGCGCAAGCAAGACCCTTGAGTGTAACACAACGAATGAATCAGGGAGCACCAAGGATAAAACAACAGTTAAATCAGAAGACAACACTTGTGCCGTAGTCCAAGATGGTAGCACCAAAGTTACTGTAAAAAGGAAAGTAATTAAGAGGGTCCCAAAGAGAAAGTCTGCCTCAGCAGATACTGGCAGTATTGTGGCTACGAAGGACGTGGGAGAAATAAAGATAACTCAGCTGGATGACCATAAAGAAGCTGTTAACAGTGAGATGAAAGAGAGCATATCCAAGGATAAAAGCAGTCCCAAAATGAAACAACAAACAGTTATTCCTGAGAAGCAGGAGAAAAAGGAAGAGAAGGTGGAAAAGGAACAATCATCTGGGTCTAAAATTGACACCGATATTGCGAAGCAGAATGTTTCTCGAAATGACATTCAAAcaaaatcaaatgaaaaggGGAAGCCCAAGGACAAGAAAATAGGGAAAGATCGTCTTGAAAACGATGAGTCTAAAAACAAAGCTGTggtgaaagaaaagaaaaaaatcgatGATCCTCCTCGACATCCTGGGTTGTTTCTTCAAACAAAAGGGGGCAAGGATTCAAAA CTCCAGTCATTATCACTTTCACTGGATTCACTCTTGGATTATAGTGCCAACGATACTGAGGAATCAACCTTTGAG ATATCATTATTTGCGGAATCCTTGTATGAGATGCTACAGTATGAAATGGGTTGTCGGCTGTTGGCTTTCCTTCAG aaGCTGCGCACTAAATTTGTTGCAAAGAGGAACCAAGGAAAGAGACCGAGAGAGCAAACTTCAAAGGAGGAAAATGAGGATAACTCATCAAGCAAGCGCGTTAAGACGGAAGATGTAGAAGCAACAAAGACTGAAAATAATGACGACACTCAGAAAGATGATAACGACATTGTCACAGAAGAAACGAACGCTACTAAAGAGGTTGCTGAAGATAAGGTTGAGGATGAAATTGAGGAGCAAGAGCCCGAGGAAGAAGATCCAGAGGAAGAACCAGAGGAAGATGAAGAAATGATTGACGCAACGCCACATCTCAACTCATCTAAAGAG AAGCTTATTGATGGGGAGAAGACATATCATAGCACTGTCAGTGAATCCGTTACTCTTAAAGAGCAGAATGAACAACAGGAAACCGCTACAAAAGCTTCAAAGCGTAATACTAATATGGATGTGCGCGACAAGGGAAAGATAGCTGAGGCTTCTAATGCAAAAAAAGTTGACAAGGAGCTGCTGCAAGCTTTTAGGTTCTTTGATCGAAATCGTGTCGGACACATAAgg GTTGAAGATCTGAGGCTGATAATTCACAATCTAGGGAAGTTCCTCTCACACAGGGATGTTAAGGAACTTGTGCAAAGCGCACTCTTGGAAAGTAACACCGGCAGAGATGACAGGATTCTATATGGTGAGCTGGTGAAGATGACGGACATTTGA
- the LOC140959078 gene encoding protein SHORT ROOT IN SALT MEDIUM 1 isoform X5 has translation MYASRGSNNTYGQQQPYSSQSSYASQNLGSAYSGHPSAAEKPSHYGGQYSSVYGSAAQQGSATTTLEGRSNYGSSIPDSPRNSDYPAIDRHQYDGRHRSYVGRDLPSETIGRYVDSVSFGQEHQSKMYDRVEQATVLRQEQMLKAHTLSTPIEGGARQADYLAARALVHRPGQDPIAYGGRIDPDLRSLALVSGSSYSGQHTTSILGAAPQRSVDELIYAQNSNPGYGVSLPPGRDYGAGKSHISTLLESDYPSSVLARVGHPRVDDRKDDRSRHGRELDRRDHEKRDYLLEREKDREREERLREHERERERERERERERERERERERERERERERIRERERERDKEREKERQRREKERDRELKRSLELRRERTPSRLSRDRRGSSQAKDVRSARRESPRREILHRPQSQHQSPVRQKRREYVCKIFSFSFVADERDYLSLDKRYPRLYVSPECSKVIVNWPKKNLMLHFYTPVSFEHDFVEDTTSMERTESPSKQLGTDVTKARQSTVWNAKILLMSGLSQNALAELSSQRNYDDRVPHFCNMLRFSILKRNNSLMAIGGPWDAIDGIDPSVDDSSLIQTALRYAKDVTNLDLKNCQHWNRFLEIHYQRVGKDGLFSHNEVTVLYVPNLTQCLPSLDLWREQWLNHKKAVSERELKLTMKKEITGDKEGGTKGDSPNSGTVMSKAGQLIKKESSSGPSAEDNKKEKDADTMDVKGNLVSEEGDEKNQSVESKELIVNEEKNVAKNVQGENFSAQAAVGVKPGKKKIIKRIVKKKVENKKDSTENATDKNDELKKEDTKGDSILSEVVGLQKGLSSESSAIKTFARKKIVKKPVKSAAKQGASKTLECNTTNESGSTKDKTTVKSEDNTCAVVQDGSTKVTVKRKVIKRVPKRKSASADTGSIVATKDVGEIKITQLDDHKEAVNSEMKESISKDKSSPKMKQQTVIPEKQEKKEEKVEKEQSSGSKIDTDIAKQNVSRNDIQTKSNEKGKPKDKKIGKDRLENDESKNKAVVKEKKKIDDPPRHPGLFLQTKGGKDSKLQSLSLSLDSLLDYSANDTEESTFEISLFAESLYEMLQYEMGCRLLAFLQKLRTKFVAKRNQGKRPREQTSKEENEDNSSSKRVKTEDVEATKTENNDDTQKDDNDIVTEETNATKEVAEDKVEDEIEEQEPEEEDPEEEPEEDEEMIDATPHLNSSKEKLIDGEKTYHSTVSESVTLKEQNEQQETATKASKRNTNMDVRDKGKIAEASNAKKVDKELLQAFRFFDRNRVGHIRVEDLRLIIHNLGKFLSHRDVKELVQSALLESNTGRDDRILYGELVKMTDI, from the exons ATGTATGCTTCTCGAGGAAGTAATAATACCTACGGCCAGCAGCAACCCTACTCTTCCCAGTCTTCCTATGCTTCTCAAAAC TTAGGATCTGCATATTCGGGCCATCCTTCCGCAGCAGAAAAGCCGTCGCATTATGGGGGACAGTATAGTTCGGTTTATGGGTCCGCGGCACAGCAG GGATCTGCAACAACCACTTTAGAAGGCCGGAGTAATTATGGGTCCTCCATTCCAGACTCGCCTAG AAATTCGGATTATCCCGCAATTGATAGACATCAATACGATGGACGCCACCGTTCATATGTTGGGAGGGATTTACCTAGTGAAACCATTGGTAGATACGTTGATTCAGTTTCTTTTGGCCAAGAACATCAG TCTAAGATGTATGATCGTGTGGAACAAGCAACAGTGCTTAGGCAAGAACAAATGCTAAAGGCTCATACACTATCTACCCCTATTGAAGGGGGAGCTAG ACAAGCTGATTACCTTGCAGCGAGGGCCCTGGTTCATCGTCCTGGCCAAGATCCTATTGCCTATGGTGGAAGAATTGATCCCGACTTACGTAGTTTAGCGTTGGTTAGTGGGTCATCATATAGTGGACAACATACTACATCAATCTTAGGAGCAGCTCCACAGCGAAGTGTTGATGAACTTATTTATGCTCAGAATTCAAATCCTGGTTATGGAGTGAGTTTGCCTCCTGGTAGGGACTATGGAGCAGGGAAGAGCCACATTAGCACATTGCTTGAATCGGATTACCCAAGCAGCGTGTTGGCACGGGTTGGTCATCCAAGAGTCGATGATCGTAAAGATGACAGGAGTAGACATGGCCGGGAGCTGGATCGCAGAGATCACGAGAAAAGGGATTACTTGCTTGAGCGAGAGAAAGATAGAGAGAGAGAGGAGCGTCTACGAGAACATgaaagagagagagaaagagaacgggaaagagagagagaaagagaACGGGAACGAGAACGAGAACGAGAAAGAGAAAGAGAAAGAGAAAGAATCcgagaaagagagagagaacGAGACAAGGAACGTGAAAAAGAACGACAGCGAAGGGAGAAGGAGAGGGATCGAGAGCTCAAACGCAGCCTGGAATTGAGGCGTGAACGTACTCCCTCAAGACTCTCCAGGGACCGTAGAGGTTCCTCACAGGCAAAAGATGTCAGATCTGCTCGGCGAGAATCCCCACGTCGTGAAATTTTGCATAG GCCTCAATCCCAGCATCAATCCCCTGTAAGACAAAAGAGGAGAGAGTATGTCTGCAAG ATCTTTTCATTTAGCTTTGTAGCAGATGAGAGGGATTATTTGTCATTAGATAAGCGATATCCTCGGCTTTATGTATCTCCAGAATGCTCAAAG GTTATCGTGAATTGGCCGAAGAAGAACCTGATGCTCCATTTCTACACTCCTGTGAG TTTTGAGCATGACTTTGTTGAAGACACGACTTCCATGGAGAGGACAGAATCACCTTCTAAACAACTGGGAACTGATGTGACAAAAGCAAGACAAAGTACTGTTTGGAATGCGAAG ATTCTTCTGATGAGTGGACTGAGTCAAAATGCTCTGGCAGAGCTGTCATCCCAAAGAAACTATGATGACCGTGTACCCCATTTTTGCAATATGCTTAGATTTTCTATCCTCAAACGTAATAATAGTTTAATGGCAATTGGGGGCCCATGGGACGCAATTGATGGCATTGATCCATCGGTTGATGACTCCTCATTAATTCAAACAGCTCTAAG GTATGCAAAAGATGTGACTAATCTTGATCTGAAGAACTGTCAGCATTGGAATCGTTTTCTCGAG ATCCATTATCAGAGAGTTGGAAAAGATGGGCTCTTCAGTCACAACGAGGTAACTGTGTTGTATGTTCCCAATCTGACTCAGTGTCTTCCTTCCCTGGATTTATGGCGAGAACAGTGGCTTAATCACAAAAAAGCAGTTTCTGAGAGGGAGTTGAAGCTCACTATGAAGAAAGAG ATAACTGGTGACAAGGAAGGAGGCACAAAAGGTGACAGTCCGAACTCTGGAACTGTAATGTCAAAAGCTGGACAACTAATAAAGAAAGAGTCTTCTTCAGGGCCGTCGGCAGAGGATAATAAAAAGGAGAAAGATGCTGACACGATGGACGTTAAAGGGAACCTAGTTTCAGAAGAGGGTGATGAGAAAAATCAATCTGTTGAAAGTAAAGAATTGATTGTAAATGAGGAGAAAAATGTTGCAAAGAATGTTCAAGGAGAAAATTTCAGTGCTCAGGCAGCTGTTGGCGTTAAGCCTGGAAAGAAGAAAATCATAAAGAGGATTGTTAAGAAAAAAGTTGAGAATAAGAAAGACTCGACAGAAAATGCCACTGACAAGAATGATGAATTGAAGAAAGAGGATACTAAAGGAGATAGTATTCTTTCTGAAGTAGTTGGGCTACAGAAGGGTTTATCATCTGAATCTTCAGCTATTAAAACTTTTGCAAGGAAGAAGATCGTGAAAAAGCCAGTGAAATCTGCTGCTAAGCAAGGCGCAAGCAAGACCCTTGAGTGTAACACAACGAATGAATCAGGGAGCACCAAGGATAAAACAACAGTTAAATCAGAAGACAACACTTGTGCCGTAGTCCAAGATGGTAGCACCAAAGTTACTGTAAAAAGGAAAGTAATTAAGAGGGTCCCAAAGAGAAAGTCTGCCTCAGCAGATACTGGCAGTATTGTGGCTACGAAGGACGTGGGAGAAATAAAGATAACTCAGCTGGATGACCATAAAGAAGCTGTTAACAGTGAGATGAAAGAGAGCATATCCAAGGATAAAAGCAGTCCCAAAATGAAACAACAAACAGTTATTCCTGAGAAGCAGGAGAAAAAGGAAGAGAAGGTGGAAAAGGAACAATCATCTGGGTCTAAAATTGACACCGATATTGCGAAGCAGAATGTTTCTCGAAATGACATTCAAAcaaaatcaaatgaaaaggGGAAGCCCAAGGACAAGAAAATAGGGAAAGATCGTCTTGAAAACGATGAGTCTAAAAACAAAGCTGTggtgaaagaaaagaaaaaaatcgatGATCCTCCTCGACATCCTGGGTTGTTTCTTCAAACAAAAGGGGGCAAGGATTCAAAA CTCCAGTCATTATCACTTTCACTGGATTCACTCTTGGATTATAGTGCCAACGATACTGAGGAATCAACCTTTGAG ATATCATTATTTGCGGAATCCTTGTATGAGATGCTACAGTATGAAATGGGTTGTCGGCTGTTGGCTTTCCTTCAG aaGCTGCGCACTAAATTTGTTGCAAAGAGGAACCAAGGAAAGAGACCGAGAGAGCAAACTTCAAAGGAGGAAAATGAGGATAACTCATCAAGCAAGCGCGTTAAGACGGAAGATGTAGAAGCAACAAAGACTGAAAATAATGACGACACTCAGAAAGATGATAACGACATTGTCACAGAAGAAACGAACGCTACTAAAGAGGTTGCTGAAGATAAGGTTGAGGATGAAATTGAGGAGCAAGAGCCCGAGGAAGAAGATCCAGAGGAAGAACCAGAGGAAGATGAAGAAATGATTGACGCAACGCCACATCTCAACTCATCTAAAGAG AAGCTTATTGATGGGGAGAAGACATATCATAGCACTGTCAGTGAATCCGTTACTCTTAAAGAGCAGAATGAACAACAGGAAACCGCTACAAAAGCTTCAAAGCGTAATACTAATATGGATGTGCGCGACAAGGGAAAGATAGCTGAGGCTTCTAATGCAAAAAAAGTTGACAAGGAGCTGCTGCAAGCTTTTAGGTTCTTTGATCGAAATCGTGTCGGACACATAAgg GTTGAAGATCTGAGGCTGATAATTCACAATCTAGGGAAGTTCCTCTCACACAGGGATGTTAAGGAACTTGTGCAAAGCGCACTCTTGGAAAGTAACACCGGCAGAGATGACAGGATTCTATATGGTGAGCTGGTGAAGATGACGGACATTTGA